The Lycium barbarum isolate Lr01 chromosome 9, ASM1917538v2, whole genome shotgun sequence genome has a segment encoding these proteins:
- the LOC132608729 gene encoding protein RGF1 INDUCIBLE TRANSCRIPTION FACTOR 1-like yields the protein MVGGGSISIIPKWLEVLLAEKFFNSCLVHEFDRKNEENVFCLDCCLSLCIHCLPSHQNHKLLQIRRYVYQDVLCFKDANKLLDCSFVQSYTTNSAKVVFINQRPLPSQFKGSNYTCILCHRSLQRPNMFCSISCKVQHMFSCSNVNFVIKYQKLMSKCESSMNLMDGQKTPSSIRTSSGSISTSVDAINCQSMAIVPVKTKDTFLNVSTCSSKSNGSCSHRRKGMPQRSPLC from the exons ATG GTGGGAGGTGGTTCAATTTCAATTATTCCAAAGTGGCTTGAAGTACTTTTGGCTGAGAAATTCTTTAATTCATGtttggttcatgaatttgatagGAAGAATGAAGAAAATGTATTTTGTTTGGATTGTTGCCTAAGTTTATGTATACATTGCTTGCCTTCTCACCAGAATCATAAACTTTTGCAG ATTAGAAGGTATGTTTATCAAGATGTTTTATGCTTCAAAGACGCTAACAAACTGCTAGATTGCTCCTTTGTTCAA TCTTACACAACTAATAGTGCTAAAGTGGTCTTCATAAATCAAAGGCCACTTCCCAGCCAATTCAAGGGCTCAAACTACACTTGCATTTTATGTCACAGAAGCCTTCAACGTCCAAACATGTTTTGCTCCATCTCATGCAAG GTGCAACACATGTTTAGTTGCTCCAATGTAAACTTCGTTATAAAGTACCAAAAGTTGATGAGCAAATGTGAAAGTTCAATGAACCTTATGGATGGCCAAAAGACACCTAGTTCCATAAGAACTTCATCTGGCTCAATCTCAACTAGTGTTGATGCAATCAATTGTCAATCTATGGCCATTGTTCCTGTGAAAACTAAAGATACATTTCTAAATGTGTCAACTTGTTCATCAAAATCTAATGGATCATGCTCACACCGTCGGAAGGGCATGCCTCAGAGGTCTCCCTTATGTTAG
- the LOC132612304 gene encoding uncharacterized protein LOC132612304 — MGKGDHCGMPFLRCACNPSDTDEQSSHMQRSIHNVDDVNPSRPSGKDKMLDLDPLESDPAKRRQISDYSSNLRDRGYDGVSNQQGEINGLNTLIMKDSPSAYCTHCFAHQLQLTLVAAAKKHHEVDQFFDILANVLNVIGGSFKHREMLRDDQTEKLKELLVLGEVHTGSGLIQEPRLQRARDIRWSSHFKTIRNFISLFSSIIHVLGVLAKEGSNYQERSLAKSLVDDIRSYELVYTLHLMLKVLAITHNLNMVLQRKDQDIVSAMNLVGFTKRQLQSMRESKWDSLVKDISSFCVKHDIVIPKMDKNYALGKSKRKISSVKYSHHLRVQVFNIVIDLQLAELNNRFDEVNTNLILCMASLSPDNSFANYNKERTMKLATHYWDEFSVFMLEDLS; from the exons CTATTCACAACGTCGATGATGTCAATCCTTCTCGACCATCAGGTAAAGACAAGATGTTGGATTTGGATCCTCTTGAATCCGATCCTGCTAAAAGAAGACAAATTTCAGATTATTCTTCTAATCTACGTGATAGA GGTTATGATGGAGTTAGTAACCAGCAGGGAGAAATCAATGGTCTTAACACTTTGATTATGAAAGATTCTCCTTCGGCATATTGCACACATTGCTTTGCTCATCAATTACAATTGACTCTTGTAGCAGCTGCAAAGAAGCATCATGAGGTAGATCAATTTTTTGATATTCTTGCTAATGTTTTAAATGTTATTGGAGGTTCTTTTAAGCATAGGGAGATGCTTAGAGACGATCAGACAGAAAAATTAAAGGAACTACTAGTGCTCGGTGAAGTTCATACAGGAAGTGGATTGATTCAAGAACCTAGACTTCAAAGGGCAAGGGATATACGTTGGAGTTCTCATTTTAAAACAATCCGTAACTTTATTAGTTTATTCTCCTCAATTATTCATGTACTTGGAGTTCTTGCTAAAGAGGGTTCAAATTATCAAGAGAGATCACTAGCAAAAAGTTTAGTAGATGACATAAGATCTTATGAGCTTGTGTATACATTGCATTTAATGTTGAAAGTGTTGGCAATTACACATAATTTGAATATGGTCTTGCAAAGAAAAGATCAAGATATCGTAAGCGCGATGAAccttgttggtttcacaaagagaCAATTGCAATCTATGAGAGAGTCTAAATGGGATTCTTTGGTAAAAGACATCTCTTCATTTTGTGTCAAGCATGATATTGTGATCCCCAAAATGGATAAAAATTATGCTCTTGGAAAATCAAAGCGTAAGATCTCAAGTGTCAAATATTCTCATCATTTGCGTGTACAAGTTTTTAATATTGTTATTGATTTGCAACTTGCAGAGCTTAACAATCGTTTTGATGAAGTGAATACTAATCTAATTCTTTGTATGGCTAGTTTGAGTCCAGATAATTCTTTTGCAAATTATAATAAAGAGAGGACTATGAAACTTGCTACACACTATTGGGATGAGTTTAGTGTTTTCATGCTTGAGGATCTTAGTTGA